The DNA window CCTGGGAAGACAGCAGCAATGAAGTGGGAGATGAATATATGAACCTATAATTAGGTTAGAAATATCaattatagaagaaaatgaaaggaaacctGATTAGctggtcatttaaaaaaagaaaaaagttttctaaaCTGCAAGCTTAATAAAGTGCCATAGTGGTTGAGGAAGAAAAGCTGGAAATGAATTGCACTCAGATTACTATGGCAATGTACTACTTTTAAAGCACTTTCATTACAATCCCCCTGCAAAGTATTAACTCCCGCTTTACAAACTAAGGACAAACTTGTTTTCTCAAAATCACACACTTGAAATAAGTGTAAGAGCCAAGATTAAAATCCGGGTCTGGCTTCTAAACCAGTGCTACTTCTTCTGGCCCTACTCACTGAACAAGTTTAGTTCTAAACAGTATGAGAAACAATATCAGAAAGAATGAGAACACTGCACAAATTTTTAAGACGGGGAACTGCCGGATTTGTTCGGGAGAAGAGCCAAatgataagtaaaaataaagatgtgaaagtATTAATGATAATCTGGTCCAGGCAGTGTTTTGAAATGTACAATAATATAAAGAAGAGTGACAGACACCTTTCAACGTATTAAAACATTAAGTCCTTACAAATAAAAGGGTGGGAAGACTGAGCTGCAGTAACTACCTTTCTCCTCTACCTAGTAAGCTTGTCTTGGGATGAAGCGGGACGACGCGATGGACGAAACCCCTTCCCCTTAGACGACTctggggttggggatgggggtTAGGGTTACCATAGAATCCTAGTAAATCAATCGGAAGCAAGCATGTGACGGCTGCAATGGGATTCAAGGGCAAAGAAAACGAGCACTGCCGACCCGTGTTAAAGAAAGAGACAGTCGATTAGGCCACTCTTTCTCCAAAGCATGTTTCACCTGTCTCCGCTTTCTCCATCCACTTTGAGCCCATCACCCTCACCCAACCTGGTCCCATCCTATCGATCTACTAGCTCTTCACCCCCTAGTCCGAAACTACCTTGACTGTCTCCAGACTGGCCCCTTCCAGCACCACAATGAGCCTACGGCCTCCGATCTTGCTTCCCACCCCGAGTCGGGGCCGCTTGGGCGTCGCAGCATCCCAATCCTCTTCCTGCTCCGCGGCGCGCCGCTCACGAGGTGGTAATCCACCACCGGGCGCTGCCATCTTGCAACCGGACCGGAAATTGTGTAACGTCCTTAAACTAAGGCCTCGCTCTCGCCCCAATTGCAAGCTTCCTTCCGTCTGCCATTTTGAAAGTGGGCTCTCGGAAATGGCGACGGCTGGCTGCAGATGCTCCCGAAGCTGCTCTGGGAGGGCAGGGTTCCAGAAAGGGGAGGGAACTTCCAGAGGCGTGCTTCCTGTGCCGCAAGCTCGGGTCCGCTGTAGGCTGGGGGGAGAGTTTAGAACGGAACGCACTTCCGGTGCCCTTTCTCCCGCGAGCACCTGGGGCCGGACCCTCGTGTGGAGAGTGCGATCCGTAAACTGGAGAGCTGTAGAGGCGGGCCGGCACCCCCTTCGGACCACTGGTGCCGCCGGCCTCAGGACCGAACATGGCCCAGAACTTGAAGGACTTAGCGGGACGGCTGCCTTCCGGGCCCCGGGGCATGGGCACGGCGCTGAAGCTGCTGCTGGGGGCCGGCGCCGTGGCCTACGGCGTCCGCGAGTCGGTGTTCACCGGTGAGCAACCTCAGCCTGCCCTCCGGACTCCGCCCGACCCTTCCCGGACCCCTGCCCAGCCCCGCCAGGTCCCCGCGCTCACCCAGCCCCTCACCCCGCCCCACCAGCGGCTGGCACGTACTCTGAGCCCGGCCTGGGCTGACCCCTACTcctctccctgcagtggaaggaggGCACAGAGCCATTTTCTTTAATCGGATCGGAGGCGTGCAGCAGGACACCATTCTGGCCGAGGGCCTTCACTTCAGGTAATGGCGGGCAGAGCGgactgaccctgaccctgacccttaACTCTTGAACGCCGACCCACCTATGGCTGTGGGAGGACTTTCAGCGGGATTCCGCGCCGCTCTTTACCCTCCTCACCCCATCTCCCAGAACAGTGCGTGCTGGCCACAACTTCAAGAGCACATGCTGTTGTTCTCCGGAGGGCAAAGAGAATTTCATTTTGACCGTGGTCATTAAGAGGAGGAGCAGGCCAAAAAACACGTGGTGAAGGAAAACCGGACAAAACTAGGGAAACGGTAGTCTCCTAATCCCTGTCCCTGTTCCCTCCCCTCCAGGATCCCCTGGTTCCAGTACCCCATCATCTATGACATTCGCGCCAGACCCCGAAAAATTTCCTCCCCCACAGGCTCCAAAGGTAGGTCTGGGCACTGGGGTGCCACTGGCAGTAAACAAGGGAGCCTGGCCAGAGACTAGGCAAGATGGGAGTGTCAGATCTCTTGGGCCTTCGTTTCCACCTTTGCAAACAAGCTAAAATAAAGGTACCTGCTTCTGGAGTTCAAGCAGTACATTCTGGACACGCTGTGTGTTTGTACATTTTTCAACTGTTCCTCCCCCCTAACGTGAACTCGGTGAGAGCATTGTTTGTCTTAGTCACTGCCTAAAACAAACCTTTGTTTTAAAacctttcttttaattctttgacTCATTAATCTTCTGGTACGCTCTGTCCTGGGGAAACTTGGCTGCACTTTTCTCTGGTGCACCTGTTCCCTCCTAGACCATTCACAGAAGCTGTGCCTTTGAGATTCCCCAGACCAACccttagacacacacacacacacacacacacattcacattcaAAATGAGGCAAGTAGCTCACCTGTAACGTACTGTTTTGCACGATTTTTAGTGCAGGTTGCTTAATATTCCCGAAACCCTAGGCCCTAAGAAATCAAGGATTCACAAAACACCATCTCTGTTCTCAAGTCCTTACAGTCTAGTTCAGGATTATGGTACAGCGTAACAGAGCCTAAAGTAGAGTAGCGAAAAGAAAGGTCAGCTTTACTGGAGGAGGGTTGTGGGTAGAGAAGACTTGACAGTGGACAAGGACGCATTTGGTCTGTGCCGAATCACTCTCCTCCCCGCAGGGCAGTTCCGGACCACAGGGCACTGCCCTGGGTAAAGAGAGAAGCCAGAGGAGAAAATGCTTGGGGAGGCAGGCTTTGCTAGGAAGCCAGCTGAAGCCCCCGTGGCCTTGCCCAGCCACTGCTAACCTCACGCTTAGACCTGCAGATGGTGAACATCTCCCTGCGGGTGCTGTCCAGACCCAACGCCGCGGAGCTTCCCAGCATGTACCAGCGCCTGGGGCTGGATTACGAGGAGCGCGTGTTGCCATCCATTGTCAACGAGGTGCTCAAGAGCGTGGTGGCCAAGTTCAACGCCTCCCAGCTGATCACCCAGCGGGCCCAGGTCTGGCTCTGGCTCCCATCACCATCTGCGTAGCATCAGCATTTCCCTCCTAGGCCCAGCGCACTGGGTGTTAGGAAAGGGTAGTGACCCGAGGTCCGTTGCCCCCAAAAAGCTGTGCAGGTGGCCACCATGGGAAACAAGGAGAGCCAAGATTGGAGCTCAATAGCAGTTAGTGTCGGGCTGCGTGGGAGAAAAGTGGTCCAGGCGTGCGTGTAGGGTTGGTACAGCATGGAGGAGTCAGCGTGACCCAAGTCCTTCCCAGCTCAACTGGCCTAACGAGGAACTAAGAAGGGGTTAGCGCACTTTCTGCGGTTCTCCGGAGATCCGGGATTCTGACGATCACAGAAGCACGCCTTCCTTTCCGTTCTCCAGTCCCCTCAacgcccctctctcctccccccggcccccaggTGTCCTTGTTGATCCGACGGGAGCTGACAGAGAGGGCCAAGGACTTCAGCCTCATACTGGATGACGTAGCCATCACTGAGCTAAGCTTTAGCCGAGAATACACAGCTGCTGTAGAAGCTAAACAAGTGGGTGAGTCGCAAGAGGAGTCAGGCAAGGGTTTCTGAGGAAGCAGGAGGAGGGATGGGGTTCCTGACACCTTGCATCTGTGACCCCGGCTCTCGCCCGCTACAGCCCAGCAGGAGGCCCAGCGGGCCCAGTTCTTGGTGGAAAAAGCGAAGCAGGAACAGCGGCAGAAGATCGTGCAGGCCGAGGGCGAGGCTGAGGCCGCCAAGATGATATCCTGCTGCAGGGCTCTcagcccagcccccaggacaCTCTGCTCCCGTCCGGCCCTGTGGGCTGGCTGATGACACTAAGGCGAATGCGAACCGTGCTCTCTGACCCCTGGGGGCTTGGGGTGCCGGGTGGGATCTGAAGTCTTAGTGGGGCAGCGGAGGCCTGGCTCCTCACTGTAAGGCAGATCAATAGCACTGCTGGCCTTGCCTCCATCTGTGCTGCTGCCTCCTGTTCCCGGCAGCGGTCTGCGGGGAGGCCTACAGGTAGGGGCAAAGTAGGGCTGGGCACGAGCCACCTGAGCGCAACCTTGGATCTGACAGCCCAGAGGACGGCTGAGTGAGCCGAGTCCTAGGGTGCCACCCCAGCTGAGATCTGGCCTTGTGTGAACCCTTAACCCTACCCTGCTCACCTGGGAGAAGCTCTGGGCAAGAACCCAGGCTACATCAAGCTGCGCAAGATTCGGGCAGCCCAGAACATCTCCAAGACGGTGAGTGTGAGCTCAAGGCCGCCTTGAGGGGGGAAGGTGTTTCTACACATTGAAATGAGGGAATTAGGGTCTTGCGTGTTCGGATTTCTATTCAAACTGTCTTCTCTGACACTCCTTCTCCCATCAAAAATGGTGTCCCCTGGGCGCCCCTGACCTTTTGTTCATGCCTCTTGTGGACCTAATGCATCACAGTTGCTCGCTGCTCTGGATCCTTGTGTGAGCGCAGAAACCGTGGCTCTCACATCGCCACTTCCCTTTTCGTAACCCACACGTGTGTTCCACCAGTGGTTCCTGAATTGCAAGGGTAGGAATCAAGGTCTTTTTTGCTTGGTACAAACACCCACCTTACTTTCTGCCCTGTAGATCGCCACATCACAGAATCGTGTCTATCTCACTGCTGACAACCTTGTGCTGAACCTACAGGATGAAAGTTTCACCCGGTGAGAGGCATGGCCTTCAGGTGGGGTGCTGACACAGAACAAGGGCCGGAGTCTGGCCGCCTGGGCCCTGGAGCCTGTTACCAGCTTACTCGTGTGACCCTTGAAAACACCATGTCTCTGAACCAGTTAGAAAAGTGGGTGGTTGACAGTTCCTAACTTGAATCTCACAGGATTGATTTTATGCGATCCAATGGGATTATTCACGTAAAAAGCACTTTAATTGTAAAGTTTTAAGTGAAAAGTGGTAAAAGATGATACTGGCTGTTCTTCCTCGGGAGCTGCTCTGGGGCATGGAAGGATGCTGGGAAAGCAGGAGTGAGAAATGGCAGAGGCCAGGGAGCAAGTCTTCTTCCCAGAGCCTGAGATTCCCGGCTTCCAACGtgcttgtctttttctcttgggaGCGGAGGAGGGTTTAGAGTTGGGTGGGGCACGAAACTGTCAAGTCACATGTACCTTTCTCTTGTCGTTCTGTGTTCCCTGTTCATCTGGTGACCTGGCGTCCACAGGGGAAGGTAAGTTGATGGTGCATCCTTGGTTCTGTGGGGTCCTGCCTTTTCCCCACCACATCACCTTTctcacccccccacccacacATTCAGGGAGGAGGGTAGTTGAGGAGGGAGTGGACCGAGGTGCTCTGCCTCTCACAGCTACGTCCCCCCCTAATAATGTCACCGTCTGTCTCATTTCCACAGTGACAGCCTCATCAAGGGTAAGAAATGAACTGCTGAACAAGAACTCCACCCTCAGGGAGGAAGTGGATCTTTTCCTTCCCCGGTTTTTGAGGAGCCAGCTTGGGGCCCTACCCCGCCCCCACCGTCAAGTGATGGTCCCTCTGCATCTGTCCTCCCAGCCCTTCTCGGGTGAACAAAGACTGACCATTTTCAGGGGAGCGACTTTCCTCCCTGTGTCGGCCAGAGGTGTTGGGACTGTGTGATTTCctgcagggttggttcctccCTCGTGGTCAGAAGCAACAACCACCACCCCAgagattctcaataaatgtttattacttAATCCGAAGTCAAAGCCTCCGGTGTCTGAACTGGGCTGGGGAGGCACGCATGCGCACGCTCACACCGAGCACTCCTGGGTCCTTCTTCGTCTCTTCCAGCAGGGGGCGCGAGGACACCGGCCGGGGCAGGTAGGGAGAGCCGGGGCCTGCCGCTCTCACCCTGGAAGCCCTCAGGGCCGGATCCAGAACGGGACCCAGGGTGGGAACTGCGAGTCCTGGAGTCCGAGGCCAGctgcactccccaccccaccctcctaaACCGCATCACCCCTTTGCTTACCAACATCTCCTTTTTTAAAGGCTGGAGCAGCTGTGGCTTTGCTGAGCTAGACCAAAAATCTCATGACCCCAACAGGAGCTGCTTCCTTGGTAACAGGGCTCCATGCAGCTGTGGGGAGACCACTTGTGCTCATCAGGGGGTTTACGTGTTCAGACGGCTGGCAGACCGTGTCGCCTGCTGCAGGCTACCCGCACTTCAGTCTCTCAGTCAGGGCTCGACCTCTGGAGGTGGGCTCTTCACTCCCACAGCCCTGGGCCCCCAACGGGACAGGCGCCTCCTCCCTTCCCGGCGCCGCCCTCACTGAGGGTCGTCGGGCGGTAGAGAAACGAGGCCGCTGGCTGTGCCCACGTGCCACCCCAGCCGTGCCGGGGCGAAAGTGTAGGTAGGAATCCTGGAATTCTTAGTGGTGGGGTTAGagggcagagggcctgggttcaccTTCAGCTGCTTCGGTTTTTGAAGAAAGTAGATTAACTGTCCCCTGCTCTGCAGGTTGACTGTCATGAAAGGGACGGGGAGACCAAGCAGATGTGGCCGCCCCAGCCCTGAGGAACTGGAAGCCCAAGGTGAGAGGTGAGTGAGCAGAACAAGTCCGCCCAAGTCCCAtccacattttatttccttcGCATTCCCGAGGCAGGAAGAGGATGGAGATGCCCAGAGAACCAACGTGTTCCCAAGTCCCGCTGTGTCTCCGAGGCAGCCATTTTGTCTCCTCCCATTGTTTACTTTTCCTAGAGACTTAACCCCCCCCTTCCCAAGGGTAAAGGTCAGAGGTTGCTGGTCTGGAGGCCTCCGTGGTCTTCAGGGCTCCCTGAAGGTCATTGCCGAGGGCACCGGCCGGGGGCCATCTTTACCAGACAGTGTTAGGAGCTTCAACATTAGACCATCCAACACTGTGCTGGAAGATGGACCCAGAGCCGGCCACAGGCGTCCGGGCTGAAGCCGGCCGGTCGCTCCAAGGACCCTGGCCGCAGGCCAGCTGAGGTCTATTGAAAGTCTGCGAGCCAATCCCCAGCTCAGGGTCAAGCTGTGGGTTCTGGGTCCTCCAGATGACAAATCAcactgggttgggggaggggctggggccatTGTGTCCCTTCCGTGGGCAACCAGCCAACAGCCAACCGAGGGCCACCTCTTTCTCAGCACCCTCTGCTCAAGAGGAAGGGgcctccagggctgggggaggctcGGGAGTGGGCGTCACGGCCAGCTGGGTGCTGGGGGCCCGGGGCGGTGGGCGTCGCTGGCACGGGGCAGGGGCCTCCATCATTACCCGGCAGTATTAGAGACTCTCAACCAGCACCCAAACACTGCTGGGTAAGACGGgggcccccaccccaccgcccGGACGGGCCGGCAGTCCTCGCCCAGGCGCCCGGTGGAGCTGCGGAgccctggctcccctcccccaccgcccgTGTCCCCGGGGACACTTCCGGGTGAGCCCGGCAGCCGTCACCAGGCCCATCCCGGGTTGCTGATCCACTGAGGCCGGGTCAAGGCTTCGGAAGCCCCCCGCccatctcttcccctccctgagccccctccccgcccccccagcctctccctgccccccaggcaCCAGctcagcaccccctccccaccccagcagtCCCTCGCTCAACCCCAGGACCCCTCTCCCGCCGGCCTTTACCTGCCACCAGGCCGCCTGCCCCCCAGGGAGCGAGGGCCGTGGAGAGGAGGAGGAATCGAGGCTCGGGATTCAAGGCCTAGAAGCCGCCCTGGCCTccactcttcctccttccttctc is part of the Phocoena sinus isolate mPhoSin1 chromosome 10, mPhoSin1.pri, whole genome shotgun sequence genome and encodes:
- the PHB2 gene encoding prohibitin-2 isoform X1, which produces MAQNLKDLAGRLPSGPRGMGTALKLLLGAGAVAYGVRESVFTVEGGHRAIFFNRIGGVQQDTILAEGLHFRIPWFQYPIIYDIRARPRKISSPTGSKDLQMVNISLRVLSRPNAAELPSMYQRLGLDYEERVLPSIVNEVLKSVVAKFNASQLITQRAQVSLLIRRELTERAKDFSLILDDVAITELSFSREYTAAVEAKQVAQQEAQRAQFLVEKAKQEQRQKIVQAEGEAEAAKMLGEALGKNPGYIKLRKIRAAQNISKTIATSQNRVYLTADNLVLNLQDESFTRGSDSLIKGKK
- the PHB2 gene encoding prohibitin-2 isoform X2, whose product is MAQNLKDLAGRLPSGPRGMGTALKLLLGAGAVAYGVRESVFTVEGGHRAIFFNRIGGVQQDTILAEGLHFRIPWFQYPIIYDIRARPRKISSPTGSKDLQMVNISLRVLSRPNAAELPSMYQRLGLDYEERVLPSIVNEVLKSVVAKFNASQLITQRAQVSLLIRRELTERAKDFSLILDDVAITELSFSREYTAAVEAKQVAQQEAQRAQFLVEKAKQEQRQKIGGAACRELAQGHTVSKWRCQDANQMAWFQSR
- the PHB2 gene encoding prohibitin-2 isoform X3, which codes for MAQNLKDLAGRLPSGPRGMGTALKLLLGAGAVAYGVRESVFTVEGGHRAIFFNRIGGVQQDTILAEGLHFRIPWFQYPIIYDIRARPRKISSPTGSKDLQMVNISLRVLSRPNAAELPSMYQRLGLDYEERVLPSIVNEVLKSVVAKFNASQLITQRAQVSLLIRRELTERAKDFSLILDDVAITELSFSREYTAAVEAKQVAQQEAQRAQFLVEKAKQEQRQKIGRGQSRFPFPHSLPDVSY